The Tautonia marina genomic interval CAAGGGGATGATCTTGTCCCCATCCCTGGCACAAAGCGATCGCAGTACCTCGATGAAAACCTTGGTGCGATCAAGGTTCATCTCACAACCGAGGAACTTCAGCGACTCGATGCCGTTCTGCCGATGGGCTCCGCCCAGGGAAATCGTTACCCAGATCGCGCCATGCAAGCGATCGATCGGTGACCACGAGATCGATTCATGGTCCGTAGCCGGGCAAGGGAACGGGTCGGGGCTCGCCTTCTCTCACGAGGTAGCCGGCATCGATGGGCAGGTCGTCGAAACGATCAACATGGCCCGATGTCCAGGTGACCTCAACCGAGACGGCCCCCTCGCTCCTCCCGAGGCCGAAGTGGACCCGGGGGTCATGGGCCGACTGGTAACTCTGACCTCCGTGCCTCCAGGCAACTAGGCGATGATCGCCATTGGTCACGACGATCCGAGTCCCGATGGCGTCGCGAGACGAGGTGGTTCCCTCCAGATGGAAGGTTACAAAATGGCCACCGACCGTCCGGTTGCGAAACAAGGCGAGTGGACCGTCCTGAGGAAGCACCAGCAGGTCGAGCCGTCCATCATTGTCAAGGTCACCGACAGCGAGCCCTCGGCTCACTCGGGGGATTGTCCAGGGAGAACCCGCTCGCTCGGTCACATCGGTCAGCCGGCCACCTCGGCTCCCCAGCATCAGTTGGGTGGGCATGGCGTACGGATAGAGCGGCCGAGAGTCGTTGACCATCCCATTCGCGGAGGCCAGGTCAAGCGCGCCGTCGTTATTAGCGTCGAGGAAGGCGACTCCGAACCCGAGCAGGGAACGGCTCGGGGCCATTCCGATGGAGGTTGAGGCATCGGCGAAGAAGCCACCACCCAGATTCCGGTAGAAGGTCGTCCCTTCGCCGTAGAAGTTCGTGACCGCCAGGTCGGGCTTCCCGTCACCGTCGAGGTCGCCACAGGCAATCCCCATACCTGCCTGGTAGCCGCCATCGGCGTTTGACGCGACACCCGCCAGCTCCCCGACCTCCTCGAACCGGAGGCCCCCGCGGTTGAGGTACAGAAAATTGCCCGTCATATCGTTGGCCACATAAAGGTCAACGAGTTGGTTGCCGTCGAGGTCGGCCGCGACGATCCCAAGACCGCGACCATCTCGGCCGACAATCCCGGCATCCTCCGTCACATCGACAAATCGATCACCATCGTTCCGAAAAAGGCGATCGGGAACGGCTTCAAAGAGTAAGGGCTCGCAATAGGTCGGTTGTCCGGTGTCCTCGTTCACGCAGGAGCGAGGATTCTCCTCATCCCAACGCACGTAGTGGCAGACGTAGAGATCGAGGTCGCCGTCTCCATCCAGATCGGCCCAGGCCGCCGAGGTGGGCCACTCGGCCGGAATATCAAGACCCGTCGATTCGGTCACATCCTCAAAGGTGCCGTCGCCACAATTCTGCCAAAGTTCGTAGGCGTCGAAGCGGGTCAGGAACAGATCAGGAAAGCCGTCGTTGTCGAAGTCGCCGACCGCAATCCCATGACCGTATCCGCGGCCCGACGGGGAAAAGCCGGCCGCCACTGTCACGTCTTCAAAGGTCCCGTCGCCCCGATTCCGAAAGAGGCGATCACCACCATCTCCCGATCCGGTTCCGGAGGGGAAGTCCCCTCCCTGAGGCACGAAAACATCGATCCAACCATCTCGGTCGAAATCAAGCATCCCGACTCCACCCGACATGGTTTCCGGCAGGTGGTGGGCCGGAGAGTGATCGGCAACGAACTGAAAGTCGAGGCCAGCGGCTTTGGCCTCCTCCTCGAAGGTCGGGACCACGTCGACCACTGAGGTGTCGGGCGTCCGTTCCCTCAGAGGATCGTGTGATACCGGATCGGTCGCGACCAGCCGATCGGCAAGTGCCACTCCTTCCTCGGCCAGGACCCGTGCCGATTCCTTGAGCCGGGCAAGGGCCTCGCGGGCCTCGATCGCACCTGGCTCACGGCGAATGACGGCCAACCACCAGCCAATCGCCTCATCCCGACGTCCAAGGTTCTCGGCCAGTCCAGCCATCTCACGAGCGATCAGAGCCAGTTCGTGGTCCTTGAGATGGAAACGTCTTCCGTATTGATCACGAAGTTGGTCGACCTCGGCCTTCCGCCGTCGAAGGCCGGCCGCAACCTCGGTTTCCCCGGCTTCAATGGCAAGCTCAGCGAGACGATCAAGGGCCTCCGGATGGCCGGGAACCCACTCGATCAAGCGTCGGAGGGCCTCACGTTCACGGTCTCGATCCCCGTCCTGAGCCGCGAACCACGCGTCCAGTTCAAGCAACTCGCCAGGTTCAATCCGGTCGGGCGGCAGAAACTCCAGGGCACGTCGCGCCGCGCCCGAGTCACCGGCAACGATCGCCCAATCGAGTCGAGCCCTCCAGGTGGGAAGGTCGTCCGGGCGGGATTGCAGGCAGACATCAAGACCGTGGCCCGCCTCGTCGATCTGCCCAGCGCGCAGTGCGAGATTCGCCAACCCCAGTTGAACACGAACATCATCGGGATGTGTTCGCAGCGCCTCCTCGAACATCGCTCTGGTGCGATCCACGGGAACGGCTTCGGCCTCCAGGAGCCAAAGATCCCGGACAACCCGGATCGGATCCGTTCCCC includes:
- a CDS encoding FG-GAP-like repeat-containing protein, producing MPRKSGRAIGFVCVVLLLVPVVLGMQWIMREQTERRHLAEAKRNLERGDVAQALVLLKPLAAREAGQGEAAYLLGLCEQLEGNLDDALAAWERVPPESSSAGLALTRRAAVALERGAFDHGERFLLDALDRKGLHEAEAREMMVRLLRFQGRRSEAREWLRDELTGGTDPIRVVRDLWLLEAEAVPVDRTRAMFEEALRTHPDDVRVQLGLANLALRAGQIDEAGHGLDVCLQSRPDDLPTWRARLDWAIVAGDSGAARRALEFLPPDRIEPGELLELDAWFAAQDGDRDREREALRRLIEWVPGHPEALDRLAELAIEAGETEVAAGLRRRKAEVDQLRDQYGRRFHLKDHELALIAREMAGLAENLGRRDEAIGWWLAVIRREPGAIEAREALARLKESARVLAEEGVALADRLVATDPVSHDPLRERTPDTSVVDVVPTFEEEAKAAGLDFQFVADHSPAHHLPETMSGGVGMLDFDRDGWIDVFVPQGGDFPSGTGSGDGGDRLFRNRGDGTFEDVTVAAGFSPSGRGYGHGIAVGDFDNDGFPDLFLTRFDAYELWQNCGDGTFEDVTESTGLDIPAEWPTSAAWADLDGDGDLDLYVCHYVRWDEENPRSCVNEDTGQPTYCEPLLFEAVPDRLFRNDGDRFVDVTEDAGIVGRDGRGLGIVAADLDGNQLVDLYVANDMTGNFLYLNRGGLRFEEVGELAGVASNADGGYQAGMGIACGDLDGDGKPDLAVTNFYGEGTTFYRNLGGGFFADASTSIGMAPSRSLLGFGVAFLDANNDGALDLASANGMVNDSRPLYPYAMPTQLMLGSRGGRLTDVTERAGSPWTIPRVSRGLAVGDLDNDGRLDLLVLPQDGPLALFRNRTVGGHFVTFHLEGTTSSRDAIGTRIVVTNGDHRLVAWRHGGQSYQSAHDPRVHFGLGRSEGAVSVEVTWTSGHVDRFDDLPIDAGYLVREGEPRPVPLPGYGP